Genomic window (Ostrea edulis chromosome 9, xbOstEdul1.1, whole genome shotgun sequence):
CCCAAAGGCTCTAGAGTCTCGTAGAGATGTAAACGAGCGTGTGCGGTGGTAAAACACGCTAACACCACATTGCCAAAAGGACAGTcttctaaaaattcttctttttccTGATAATTGATCAGCATCATGTCGGCTTCGGGGTGATCTCGATTTTCCAGCAGCTCGACTCCTTTGATTTCTAGAGTGGCATCTTGTAATTTTTTCTGTACTTCTTCTTCCTCGGTTAAATACTGTGTTTGTGGTAGCTGTAATCGTTGTGCAAATTTCCCCCAGagacaatttaaaaagagtttggcaatggtTCTACGGACGGGGTTTTTCTCAATGTCTATTAGGTTCATGAAGATGCCTTCCCGGCGCCGGATCTCACTGATGTATTCTTGTTTCTGTTCGGGCGTCTGACATTCATCGGGAAATCCGGAAGCTTCTTGTTTGATCTTCAGGAAAGTGTCGATGTAAGATCGAAACAAATCCTGGCTGGTCTTTTCGAAATGCCAGACTTCGTGGATGCGCTCGAGCCGATAGCCGAGATCTAGAGCTTTGTGTACTTCTACGGTCACCCAGGTTCCGGTCAGACTGCGTTCTGAATCGGTGTGACTGCATCGATCGTCGGGTCCTAAGTTGCGATGTTCGGCGCAGGTTCGGCATAAGGGGAAGAGTAATTTTCCGCCTGTCTTGTAGGGTAGTACGGGATGATACAGACCTCGGGGTGGGAGGACGCGGCAACGAATGAGTCCAAAGTACTCTCTCACATCGGCGAAATCGTTGGTGATGACTTGAGGATGGTCGATGGGAAACGCTCTGTATTTCAACACGTAAGGATACAGGGAACACACATCGACGTATCGCATGTCACCCTCCTCGCAATACAGGCGCGTGGCATTGGTACGACCTCCGTATAAGGCATCGCGGGGATTTAAGGGGTCCTGAATATCGAGGTCTCGTAGGAATGTTTGTAACTCCGGATTGTTTTTGACTTGACGATCAAACACGTGTTCCCAGATGCTCACTAACGTATATCCTTGTTGCTCTAAGGCGGCGGCTCGTTTCAAGGTCTGCTCGTACAGGGATTGATACGTCTGTTGGACTCGATGGGGGTGGGTTTCCGTCAACAGATTCGGATAACAGGTGGGGCACCCGTGCCAGTAGCAGCCGTAAAATTCGTACACGGTGCGGGATTCCTCGTCGTAGCCGTCCATCGTATAGGGTCCTATGGTAATTTCGCCCCCGTTCTTAGCATGACGTATGTTGCGGTCTAGGGAGGTGAGCCAGCGACAGGCCTTGGCCGAGTAGCGGCGCGACGGTTGGTAACCCATATTGGGGATGATGGCTATGGTGTCCTGTGTCATGAAGCCTCGTCGATAAGCTAAATTAGCCGTGCTGGCAAAAGTTATTGATTCCTGAAACGGGTCGACGCGGACGAGTCCGTGGAGTGTCGCCTTAAATTGCGCACAACAACGGCGTAAAATATCCACATCCGAGATACAGTAAGCCAAGAATTCCTTCTGGAAATCGAACACTTTCTCGGCCTGTTGATTGTACCAGGTATAGAAGGCTGCACGATTGGCGATCGACATGTCGTCAGGATTGTAGTAGTGGACATCTGGATAAGGCCCCACGTAATTCTGGTTCTGTTCCTTGTTGAAAAAGTGAGGGAAATAACCTTTTTTCAGTTCTGTTAATCCAAACGCAGAGGGCATCTTGGCGAGGGCAAAGGGGAGGAAATTGTATGAATCGATGAATCTCAAGCCGAACACTCCCATGTACAAGATTTTACTGCCGTTGAGAATGACTGCAGGTTTGATACAGGCCGTGTGCACCAGATAGTTCAAGATGAACTGCCCATCGTATCCCTTGAAATTGTGCGCAATGACGGTCGTTTCATCGTGTTTGAAGCTCACATTACCCTTCTCGTCCGTCTCGGATTGTAACAGCCAGTCCATAAACTGTTTTAAGGTGTCGGGGCCTTGAAATACGAAGCGGCGTTGCGATCCAAACGCATGACAGTAATCACATCGCGTGTCAATGTCTAAACTGTCGCAATGTTGACACACGCGTTCGGCCACACAGAGATTAGGGGTGTGAATTCCGTTTTCCTGTGTACATTCAAAatcgaaataaatg
Coding sequences:
- the LOC125668938 gene encoding uncharacterized protein LOC125668938 — protein: MQCNLNDYVRLNIRHPALDSDIWVEFTQSKNLNKEKILNKIEAVQQSKKEFVITDGSIQLDFFHVKYPQGSGGGVKRKHLHVDKEKFKTSKRAIVRINNPDDSLCLPRAIVVARFHSQKPEHSDPEWEKKWLRMRKGDTQSLDQKRQALALMELAGCANDQPCGPQEWEKLHQVLAPEYRLKIFQFKTNTQRLRLNPIYRGQGSGKCLNILLDNEHYDTITSMPGVTENPYYCDYCDIGYSHIEEHRTVCPHRCSFCLADTPCSPDDTRTECSHCKGFFRNAACYQTHLKPYSSNTATTVCNLMGRCDQCQKWMSKQLLKGHACGGKTQCRICKKLVTTPHFCFVQKKPKPKRNKELKMYIYFDFECTQENGIHTPNLCVAERVCQHCDSLDIDTRCDYCHAFGSQRRFVFQGPDTLKQFMDWLLQSETDEKGNVSFKHDETTVIAHNFKGYDGQFILNYLVHTACIKPAVILNGSKILYMGVFGLRFIDSYNFLPFALAKMPSAFGLTELKKGYFPHFFNKEQNQNYVGPYPDVHYYNPDDMSIANRAAFYTWYNQQAEKVFDFQKEFLAYCISDVDILRRCCAQFKATLHGLVRVDPFQESITFASTANLAYRRGFMTQDTIAIIPNMGYQPSRRYSAKACRWLTSLDRNIRHAKNGGEITIGPYTMDGYDEESRTVYEFYGCYWHGCPTCYPNLLTETHPHRVQQTYQSLYEQTLKRAAALEQQGYTLVSIWEHVFDRQVKNNPELQTFLRDLDIQDPLNPRDALYGGRTNATRLYCEEGDMRYVDVCSLYPYVLKYRAFPIDHPQVITNDFADVREYFGLIRCRVLPPRGLYHPVLPYKTGGKLLFPLCRTCAEHRNLGPDDRCSHTDSERSLTGTWVTVEVHKALDLGYRLERIHEVWHFEKTSQDLFRSYIDTFLKIKQEASGFPDECQTPEQKQEYISEIRRREGIFMNLIDIEKNPVRRTIAKLFLNCLWGKFAQRLQLPQTQYLTEEEEVQKKLQDATLEIKGVELLENRDHPEADMMLINYQEKEEFLEDCPFGNVVLACFTTAHARLHLYETLEPLGDRVLYFDTDSIIYQHDESRFNPTIINSLGGWTDELNDDRIVKYMSGGPKNYAYETQGGKSMCKVKGLTLNYRASRIVSLTTLEKMLKGEEEEVHVRYPPLYSKNTTARCSHQPLSKEIPRSVRQATAGSPLQHSPLRVLKKNNQKNCPVCRHSVDETARIFTC